The sequence GAGCCCGAACAGGCGTTGTACATGTTAAAGCAGACCTTGGGGGTTCTAGGATAGCAGGAAGAAGACCGGTCAGCTCACCGACAACAAAATAATGTAATCGCCTTTTTTGCTGTTTGGTATCCTCTTGGTgcctttcccctgatataattaaaaagaaaggagaaaagtGGTTTGGTTGCTTTTCTTCTGTCAGCTCATTCCAGGGGCAGGCAAGCTACCGTTTACATGACCTTCATTTTCTTGGTAGAGAGGCTCGTTCACTGGCACTGTTGGTATCTTGCCTGCCTTCCTCCAAGGGAATCAAAACAGAGTTTAAGCCACAACACCACCATCCTCCAAACTCTGTGATTCTCTGAACTTAGGCATGGCCTCACGCTGACTGTTGCTCACATGTTAGGGTGAAGAAACAAGGCATTGTGCTACTTGGAAGTTTTTCAGTGTGCAGGTTAAACccaagggtaaaaaaaaaaagtatgtgtaTGTTTTACTTGCTCAATACATTGAATGTGTACATTTTTCACCTCGTGCCTTTGGCTCCCTTTGGTGCAACATCACCTCCAAGAGAGAAGAGGGGAGAAGCATACGAGTCCAGAAATATTGCTGGTAAAGAACGGTGCAAGAGTGGAAAGTGGAACAGTGTCCCCTGGCAAACTAACAGACGAGAtgttgggctcaagttgcaggaagctagattttgactgaacatcagaaaaaactttctgttagagccaCACcacgatggaaccaattacatagagaggtggtgggctctccgacactggaggcattcaagaggcagctggacagccatctgttgggaatgctttgatttggattcctgcattgagcagggggttgcacttgatggccttataggccccttccaactctactattctatgagagtCAGAGGAAGATGAGAGGTAACTTTTGTTCAAAGTTACCTTTCACCACCCCTTGCAAGAAGATAGGTGTATAGTCTTTAGGCTTGCCTCTCATACTATCATGTGCACATGTATTGCACTAAGGAATGCATGCTAAATGAGGGCCTGTTTACAGTAGGGTTGCCTGCTTTCCACCTGGAGATTCCCTTTTCTGCTTTGATCTGCTGCTGTATCAGCAGAAGTAGCAGCTGTagttccttctctctttttcacCTTGTCCTTTGGGGAGGCCGCCCTGAGGACCTGCTTGGGACAACAGGTGAAATGCGGGGAGAAAGGGATGGTGGGACCTGAGGAGGACTGAGTAGGAGAAGCTGCAGCTCTCTCATCTCTCAgttaagcagggatgggaaaattgtggccctccagatgttcaactCCCATcgagccaatggttagggatgatgggagctggaatccaacaacatctagagaaccccaggttccccatccgtaCTGCAAAGGGGAAATTTCTGATTCACTGTCAGGTGATCCGTCACACGCACACGTATCTCATGTCTCTTGATTACTCAACAATTTGATGGTTTGTGGTAGGCTGACTTTGCTGTGTTGTTTAAGGTGGTATTAAGCTTCTGTGTTTACTTTCTTTtttgcaacatcaagtgatgacttctgggaggaaaggcaggatataaatttaacaaataaaacaaataaaatgtttgATTCACTGAGTGATGAATGTGCATGCGTGAACAGGGCCATAGATGGCACAGCAGTGATAGGTGTATGCTTGAGTCAAACGCATTCAGAGACACCAGGTAGTGAAGTTGCCTTTGATTTCCTAATCcattaaaggtgaacttacctttTATTTCTTTGCCAAGATTTTAATTCAAATTATCCTTTGTGATTTAATAATAATTTCCCATCTGTCAAGGTGACATCTCTTTCAGAactcaaacaaacaaattttGGGCACTCTTTTTCATATTTCAGAGAGCTTAAATCAATCAGTTTGATTAATTAGGCATTGCAGCCTCTTCCCTTTTGTAAGGTTTGTTATTATGGAATCCCTCCCAATCAGTTAGTTGTTCACCTGAAAAAAGATATTTGAGCATTAAGAAAAAAACCATTCCTGGATCTGGCATGTGCATAATGCTCCAtgtcttttttttattttccagAATGAGCATGGACTGGCTTGGCTATAGCTACGCAGCATTGGTTGCTTCAGGTGGAATAATTGGCTATGCAAAAGCAGGTATAGTATTAAAACCCCAGTCCCTTCTTCTGTTTTCTCCATCCTTCTCCATTCAGCATTATGGTATGAATGTTTGTTTGTGCTTTGTAGCCTTCGCTGGTACTACACATTCAAATTTTGTTGGTAGATACTTCGTATGAGCCAGTAAAGACATGCAGTCCTCACTGTGCCAAAGGTACAGGGCAGATATCAGCAATATATCAATTCAAGTAATTTAGAAAATAAAAAGCTGCAGCTTGCTTTCTTCATGGTTCACAATCCACGTTAACTTGTAGGAGGAGCAACAACAAATATCACAAAACTCAGAAATCACTTCATTCATTGCATCTCATGATTGCTGAATGTTGGGGGATTCAAGTCAGgccaaaagaaagcacttcttcacacagcacattatTTAAATGAAGGTTTTGAAAGTATCATGAGTATGTGATCTGTATTTTAATGAACTTATGTTCAATATCTTCACTTGGTGAAGGACGCATTATAAATTTTACCACCAAGTGAACAGTTGAACTGTGTCATTTGCTACCACAAGTCGGAGGGATGGCCACCAGTATGGACAtccctttaaaagaggattagacaatttcatggaggattaGGCCGTTAGGGGCTattggtcatgatggctatgtgctaCCTGCAGGGTTGagtcaatatgcctctgaatacctgttgctggagatCATGCACAGGAATGTTTAGCCttctgtcctgtttgtgggctttccataggcatctgggagaacaggttgctggactagatgggcttgatTTGATCCagtagggggaggagaggggtcttatgttcttagaactcCATAGTTCATTTAATCTcacttaaaacaaataaaaacacagcTTTTCTAAATGTTTGCATCCCTTAATAATATTCTGGTGATTAGGAAAAAGTGAAATGGAATGGTAGGCGGCAGGGCATGACTCTTCTGTGGTATGAATGGAACTGAGTAGCAAAATGAGAGATACCATTAAAAGATGTCCATGAAAAAGACATGCCCAGAGAACTATATAACATATTGCAGATATCATCTCGGAACTGATATTGCTATGTCACGCCATTTCTAGCAAGTCATTCATCATGTGTCTTTAATTGTTCTGTTTTACTAAATTTTCCCTCTTCCTGTTGTGCCTGTACCCAAGTTCTTTTTTCACTAAAAGGAAGGCTAGTTGATAGCTTTAATAATGGTACCTACTTTCCAAAGAATCTTATTAGGCCACCTTGGCTCTTCCttttagaaaaaatatttttctgatCCAATAGACTCTTGGCCTTGGAAAGTGGCATGTTCTTAATAATCTGAGCATCTTTTGATTTGCTGTTGATGTACTGTTTTTATACTTTTAGGATCCTGGTTTAACGGTCATGTTATTTTGTCTGTTGGGATATGTGGTGGGGTAGAAATTTAAGCAGAAGCTGAATGGTAGGGCCCCCAACATATATCTGTGACTTCCCCCACTTTAGGAAGCCTTTGAATACTGAATAAATGTGAGGCGATTGAAGTTTTGCTGCTGCTACTAACTAACTTTACGCATTCATCTTGTTCATTTACTCCAGGTAGTGTTCCCTCCTTAGCTGCTGGTCTCTTGTTTGGTGGTTTAGCAGGAGTGGGTGCTTATCAGCAGTCTCAGGATCCAAAAAATGTTTGGCTTTCTCTGAGTAAGtattttatttagatttcttTGACCAAAACATACAAAATTCCTTCTTCCACCATCTCCTCTTCCCCAAAGCACAAGCTTATGGTTAGCTATTGCACTTATAAAGTTAGCGCTTGCTGGGATGGAGAGGCATGGTGCAAGGTCATGGAACCCACCTGTGAAGCACTGCAGCCACTCTGCCATTCCTCTGCCATTCTATTTTCCTAAGCTGCATTCAAAATTCAAATTCTAGCGCTCGGGCACAATGCAGAACCAGAAATGGCAGAATTTGGAGTTTTGAAGTAAAGAATTCAAGACCCTTGACTCTAAAGCCATGGCTATGGTCTCAACGTTACAGCAGGGATTCTTTCTTTGCAGCCTCAGTTTGAATTTTCAATGACCTGATGTCTTATAATGTCAGATGATTTGACAGGTAGGCCACCCCACCCATCTCTTAAAGTGTCCCATGGAGGGATGGCCACCCCTGGTTCCAATTTCCCTCCCCTGGTCTAAGGCACTCGATGTAACAACTTGGTTGAGGCTAGACAGCTCTGGCTGCATGGTAGACCACCTGGGAAACTTACAGCTGCTGTCTTGAACTCTGTTGAACAAAAGGCAGGAAATaatgttaacattttaaaaaaactttagctAGCTCTAAGCCTTACAGGTAATACGgactaaaatatattttatctccCTTCAATCATTGCGATTTCCCCTCCTTAGTTGCTTCTGGAACCTTAACTGGTGTGATGGGAATGAGATTCTATAACTCCAGGAAATTCATGCCTGCAGGGTTAATTGCTGGAGCCAGGTACAAAGTTCTACTCTTGTTCTCCATTTGTTAAGTTCTGAACTATTGTTTGTTTTAAGTAAATAGAGAACGTGGgtatacaatagggccccgctcatacggctggttacgttccagaccctcgCCTAAAaacggaactccttcaataaaatggtgcccaacgcctgaaaaacgccataaaagcagaacaagcaccgtatgagtggggccttactcttaattttagccgctgtattagcggaacgctgaaaagcaggccCCTACTGTACTTAAGATATGGATAATCTTGAGTCCATGGAATGACAGTGTTATTGTAAATTACAGTAATTTAGCTTTTAGTATTGTTTACTGAAATTCTGACTTGTATTTGAATTTAAACAGTCTCTTAATGATGGGCAAACTTGGACTCCAGCTGATGGAGAAACCCCTTCAGCCATAAGCCTGCAACagagaaaaagcaagtaagaTGCCTGGAGACAACTTTCAGAACAAGAAGCT is a genomic window of Rhineura floridana isolate rRhiFlo1 chromosome 1, rRhiFlo1.hap2, whole genome shotgun sequence containing:
- the LOC133367773 gene encoding transmembrane protein 14C-like — translated: MSMDWLGYSYAALVASGGIIGYAKAGSVPSLAAGLLFGGLAGVGAYQQSQDPKNVWLSLIASGTLTGVMGMRFYNSRKFMPAGLIAGASLLMMGKLGLQLMEKPLQP